The Equus quagga isolate Etosha38 chromosome 2, UCLA_HA_Equagga_1.0, whole genome shotgun sequence genome has a window encoding:
- the CCNB1IP1 gene encoding E3 ubiquitin-protein ligase CCNB1IP1: MSLCEDMLLCNYRKCRIKLSGYAWVTACSHIFCDQHGSGEFSRSPAICPACNSTLSGKLDIVRTELSPSEEYKAMVLAGLRPEIVLDISSRALAFWTYQVHQERLYQEYNFSKAEGHLKQMEKIYTQQIQSKDVELTSMKGEVTSMKKVLEEYKKKFSDISEKLMERNRQYQKLQGLYDSLRLRNITIANQEGTLEPSIFTQSGVFGFPLGSNSKFPLDSTPVRNQGGGDGDFHFRPFFVGSPTAPEPSNSFFSFASPSRELEQQQVSSRAFKVKRI; encoded by the exons ATGTCTTTATGTGAAGACATGCTGCTTTGTAATTATCGCAAGTGTCGCATCAAACTCTCTGGTTATGCCTGGGTCACTGCCTGCTCTCACATCTTCTGTGATCAGCATGGCAGTGGTGAGTTTAGTCGTTCACCAGCTATCTGCCCTGCCTGCAATAGTACCCTTTCTGGAAAGCTAGATATTGTCCGCACAGAACTCAGTCCATCAGAGGAATATAAAGCCATGGTATTGGCAGGACTTCGACCAGAGATTGTGTTGGACATTAGCTCCCGAGCACTGGCCTTCTGGACGTATCAG GTACATCAGGAGCGTCTCtatcaagaatacaatttcagCAAGGCTGAGGGCCATCTGAAACAGATGGAGAAGATATATACTCAGCAAATACAGAGCAAGGATGTGGAATTGACATCCATGAAAGGGGAGGTCACCTCCATGAAGAAAGTGCTAGAAGAATACAAGAAAAAGTTCAGTGACATCTCTGAGAAACTTATGGAGCGAAATCGCCAGTATCAAAAGCTTCAAGGCCTCTATGATAGCCTTAGGCTACGAAACATCACCATTGCTAACCAAGAAGGTACCCTTGAACCATCCATATTCACACAATCCGGTGTTTTTGGCTTCCCTTTAG ggAGCAATTCCAAGTTTCCTTTGGACAGTACACCAGTTCGAAATCAGGGTGGTGGAGATGGAGATTTTCACTTCAGACCATTTTTTGTGGGTTCTCCCACAGCACCTGAACCCAGCAACAGCTTTTTCAGTTTTGCCTCCCCAAGTCGTGAATTAGAGCAGCAGCAAGTCTCTAGCAGGGCctttaaagtaaaaagaatttaG
- the TTC5 gene encoding tetratricopeptide repeat protein 5, giving the protein MMADEEEEVEQILQKLQELVDQLYSFRDCYFETHSVEDAERKQEDVREEMEKTLQQMEEVVGSVQGKAQILMLTGKALNVTPDYSPKAEELLSKAVKLEPNLVEAWNQLGEVYWKKGDVAAAHTCFSGALTHCKNKVSLQNLSMVLRQLRTDAGDEHSRHVMDSVRQAKLAVQMDIHDGRSWYILGNAYLSLYFNTGQNPKISQQALSAYAQAEKVDRTASSNPDLHLNRATLHKYEENYGEALEGFSRAAALDPAWPEPQQREQQLLEFLNRLTSLLESKGKLKTKKLQSMLGSLRPAHLGPCGDGRYQSASGQKVSLELRPLSALQPGVNSGAVVLGKVLFSLTTEEKVPFTFGLVDSDGPCYAVMVYNMVQSWGVLIGDSVAIPEPNLRLHQIQHKGKDYSFSSVRVETPLLLVVNGKPQGSSSQAAATVASRSQCE; this is encoded by the exons ATGATGGCTGATGAAGAGGAAGAAGTTGAGCAGATCTTACAGAAATTGCAG GAACTGGTAGATCAGCTCTATTCATTTCGAGACTGCTATTTTGAGACTCATAGTGTTGAGGATGCTGAGAGGAAGCAAGAGGATGTGcgggaggagatggagaagacCCTGCAGCAGATGGAGGAAGTAGTGG GTTCTGTCCAGGGCAAGGCACAGATTCTAATGCTAACTGGGAAGGCACTGAATGTGACTCCTGACTATAGCCCTAAGGCTGAGGAGCTTCTGTCAAAGGCTGTGAAGCTGGAGCCCAACCTGGTGGAAGCCTGGAACCAGCTGGGTGAGGTGTACTGGAAGAAGGGGGATGTTGCAGCTGCCCACACCTGCTTCTCAGGAGCCCTCACCCAT TGTAAGAACAAAGTCTCCCTTCAAAACCTGTCAATGGTGCTTCGCCAGCTGCGGACTGATGCGGGAGATGAGCATTCTCGCCATGTCATGGACAGTGTCCGACAGGCTAAGTTGGCTGTGCAGATGGATATCCATGATGGCCGCTCCTGGT ATATTCTGGGGAATGCATACCTTTCTCTTTACTTCAATACTGGCCAGAACCCTAAGATCTCCCAGCAAGCCCTCAGTGCCTATGCCCAAGCA GAGAAGGTTGACAGGACAGCTTCCAGCAATCCTGATCTTCATCTGAACAGGGCAACG TTACATAAATATGAAGAGAATTACGGGGAGGCCCTGGAGGGCTTCTCTCGGGCTGCAGCGCTGGATCCTGCTTGGCCAGAGCCTCAGCAACGAGAGCAGCAGCTCCTGGAATTCCTGAATAGATTAACCAGCCTCCTTGAGAGCAAG GGAAAGCTGAAGACCAAAAAGTTGCAGAGCATGCTGGGAAGCCTGCGCCCAGCCCATCTAGGCCCTTGTGGTGATGGGCGCTATCAGTCAGCCTCTGGGCAGAAGGTCTCCCTGGAGCTCAGGCCTCTGAGTGCGCTGCAGCCTGGTGTGAACAGCGGTGCTGTGGTCCTGGGAAAGGTGCTGTTCAGCCTGACCACAGAGGAGAAAGTCCCCTT TACCTTTGGCCTAGTAGATTCAGATGGACCTTGCTATGCAGTGATGGTGTATAACATGGTGCAGAGTTGGGGAGTGCTCATTGGGGACTCTGTAGCCATCCCTGAGCCCAACCTTCGGCTTCACCAAATTCAGCACAAAGGAAAG gACTATTCCTTTTCCAGTGTTCGTGTGGAGACACCCCTCCTGCTAGTGGTGAATGGGAAGCCTCAGGGCTCCAGCAGCCAGGCTGCTGCCACAGTGGCATCGCGGTCACAGTGTGAATGA